The following nucleotide sequence is from Devosia salina.
CACCGCTACCTTCCGGCTTTTGGCGCCAGCGGGTCTGGATGTCGGCTATTCGGGCGCAGTGCCGATCAATAGCTGGCTTGAATAGGAGCGGGGACGATGACCAGAACGAAGCTTCTTTCCCTCGCCACCATGGCGCTGCTTGCCAGTCTTCTCACCGCCTGCACCAGCTTCACGCCGGTCTATGGCGACAGGCCCGGCGCCGGCATGGAATCGGTCAGGTTCAACTTCGCTTCCCCCGATAGCCGCATAGAGCAGATCATCTTCGATCGCCTCAAGCTGGCCTTTCCCGGCGAAGCGGGACCGAATGACCCGGTCCTCGACATCGCGGCAAGCGCGGTTTCGCTGCCCGGATCGATGTCGAATGCATTCGCCGTGGCCCGGCCGACCAATGTTCGGGTTCAGGCCACAGTGACCATCACCAACGACGACCGTGTGCTTTTCGAAGCCACCCGCTTCGCCGACACCGCCTATCAGAGCGGCAAGCTGACCCCAGTCGATATTGCATCGTCCCAAGGCGCCCAGGAAACGGCGGCGCGCGCCGCAGCCGAGTCCCTGCGGATCTCCGTCCTCTCCGGCTATCGCCCCGCGCCATAGCAGCACCTCGGGCGGCCTCACCAAAGACCCTCAAGACATGCCGCCGCTGCTTTGACCTGGGGAGCGCGGGTCAGGTCTCAACTCCCCGTGTCGAGCCTCAGTGGGAAGCGCTCCCATAAAGTCTCTTCTGTTCCTGCCAGGCCCTGAATTCCGCCTCCGGAAAGTCGCCACGGAGATAGCACTCATGCGCCGGCGCCAGCCGGGTGCGAAACTCGTCGAGCAGCAAGCGCCATCGAACGTAAAGCGGCGTTCGCGACGGGTAGGGTGGGGCGCCAAAGAGCCATCTGACGGTATTGCCGCCGCCGCCGACATCGGTCCTCAGCACGCGTGCGCCTGGCAGGCCGCCCCTGAACAAGAGATTGCCGATCGCCACCTGTTCATTGTCCCACAACCCGGCCGGCAGCCACTCCCTCTCCACCAGGAATTCCAACCGGTCGGAAAACTCTTCCGCGAAGTCCCGGCGCACGATCAGATCCCCAGCACTCATCATGGCAAGTGTCCGTCCCACCATCTTACGAGGGAACTTGCCGATGCGCATCCGTTGCGCCAGGTGCCAGGTGGTGTTGAGACTGATGCGCATGCCCTCGAGCTCGGAAGGCATGACGCTGACCGTCTTGCCCTTGAGATCCGGCATGAACCGACAGAGCCCGGCGTCCACCCACAACAGGAACTCAGCGTCCGTTTCCCGGGCCGCGCGTTTGAGTAACTCGGGCTTGGACATGACGATCATGCCATATTCGACGAGGTTGAAGGCGATGTCGCGCCGATTGACGGCCTCGCTGCCCTCGACGATCTCCTCGATCCGGCTGCGATGCCCGAACATGGTCAGCTCGTCCTTCGTCACCCGAATAATGCGGTCTCCCCGTTTGGGACGAACCGCGCTGGCATCGAAGGCGGGGTCGAGAAAGATGATGAAGGGCAGCGGCGCTTGCAGCGTCTGGTTCAGCCAGGCGACATATTGGTCCGGCGTGCGGTTGTCATAGCCGCCCCGGCCCACATCGTAAAATCCTGTCACTGCGGTAATTGTCATCTCATTTCCTGCCCGATCGTGCCTGGGTCAGGTAGCAGCGAATGGCCACGGGCAAAAGACCGGAACGTGATGTCGAGACCTTTTGGCACCGCCGTGGCGCCCGTCTTCGCAGCGATTGCGTGGTCTTGAACCTTGCCCAGCACAGGCCATAAGCGCTGAGACCGGCACTATCGCGCATTGGCCAGAAATCCGGGCCTTCCGAGGGGCCAAACCCGCGCAAAACCGGGCCCGTTCCAGGCAATGCCCGTCATCCTCGATGCGCGTTAACCATTGAGAACAAAGCGCCAACATCGGCGTTGACAGCCAGAAGAACTTCCGCTCTCCTGACCAGCGTCGGTTCCATTCCGGGCCGATCCCGAGGCCGCGTCTCCTCATGAGGCGCTGGTTCGCCCCCGCGAACCAGAGGCGGCTGACAGTGTGTTGGAGCACACTGCCAGCCTAACCAAGGGCACTCACTGCTTCCACAGGAGAAACCCAATGGCTGATGCCATTCTGGGCGCGGATGCGCCCGCCCGCAAGCGCGCTTCGAGCGATATCCCCCACACCCGTCCCATCATGGTGCTCGACGGCCTCGTCGCCGATCCGCGAGGGAGCGCTCGTCATCGCCTCGTCCGGTCTCATTGATGCCCATAGTCAGGTGGCGCGCCGGGTCAACCCGCCTCTGCGTCAGGGAACGGCATCGCCGCAGCCCATCAAGAAGGGCGTGCAGCATCTCAGGGTCGTTTCGCCCGAACCCGACATCTTCTTTGCTTCGGGCATCGACCGCTCCTATTTCGTCCAGGAGCCGCGGCTGCGGCAGAAGGGCATCTACCTCGCCCTCTATGGCAGCGCCGTCTATGTCGGCCGTTCCGGGGACACGGCCTGCCGCATTGCCTGGGGCGCGCATCTGCGGCGCAATGGCCTGCCCGATCGCATCATCGCGGCGGTCGACAAGCATCAGCTGATGAGCGAAGCCCAGGCCCGCACCGCCGAGCGCCTTGCCGCCCGACGGGTCAACAAGCATCCGGGACTCACGCTCATCAATGCTCTCCCGGCCGGCGATCGGCTCGATTCCGGTCCCTATATGGCCACCGATCGCTTCGTCGCCACCTTCTTCGAGCGCATCGAACAGGCTGGGCTGCTTGATCCCGTTGCCCCCGCTGCGGGACCGTTCGACAGGACCAATCCTGGGCCGTTCGAACCCCAGCCGCTCGAAGCCGCACCGGACGGGCAGGGGGAAGGCCAGCACCTCATCATGGAAAGCTGCGGCGTCACCGCCCAGGCGAGGATTGCGGACGGCAAGTTCTTCGTGCTGGCGGGCAGTCAGGTCCGGCTCGAGCCTGTCCCTTCGGCCGGCAGCGCCGCGCTCAAGGAGCGCCAGGATCTCTCGCACGATGGCGGCCTCGTTCGTGAGGGCGATCATCTGGTCCTGACCGTGGATGTCGGTTTCGACACGCCATCGGGCGCCGCCAATTTCGTGGCCGGCTCAAGGGTCAAACCCGAGCTTTGGCGGCCATTGGCCGAGGCTCGCGGCATGGGCCCCAAGACATGGGGTCCCAAGACCTGAGGCCCCAAGACCTGAGGCCCACACCGTAACGGGTGGCTCCGGGCCACCCGCATCCCCTCTTTCTCCCTTTTGCTGCGGCGCGCGAAGACGCGGCCGCCAAGGAACCATCATGGCCAATTTTGAAAACATGACCCTCGCCCTCGAGGATGAGGAGTTCGACAATGCCGATACGGTCGAGGCCGCGACCGACGCCAAGCCAATCCGGCCCGATCGGCTGCTCGTGGAGGCTTTGCTCAAGGGAAGGACCGCGGCGATCCGGGCCGCTTTGCGCTCGGACGTGCCACAGGTCATCCAGATCGTGTCGCCCAGCCCGGCCTGGGCTCTGGCTCTCAGCCGGGAGGTCAAACTCGCTCATCCGCGAGTGCGAACCCTGACCGTGACTGAGGTCAAGAAGGACAAGAATGCATGGATCGTGCCCGAAATGCAGGCACAGCTGATGAGCGGGGTGCATTGCCTTCTTTCGACCACGGACCAGCCAGACCTTCTTGCCGTCGAAGTTCAGGGCGCGATCGACCTGCGCCTAGAGTTGCCGCGGATCCACGTTGCCGCTCTCAATCGCGCCATTCGCGCCTTTTGCGGCCAGCGGGCGAACGGTCTTGCGACCGAGGATATCGAAAAGCTCGATTTTTCCGATCTGATCATGGCCATGCGTCCCGGCAGTTCGGCCCGAAATTGCGTTCGGCGCATCAAGGCCCTGGCCGCAAAGCAGCGGGTGGCCCGGGGTGCCGCGCGGCGCAGCACCGGACCGCGTCTCGCAGATCTGCCGCTGCCGACCACTGTCCGGGGCTGGGCGATGAGCTGTCTCGACGATCTCAATCAGGTCTGGGGAGGCACGCTGGACCCGCGGCAATTGCGCTTTGCTGTGCTCGAAGGGCCCCCGGGCACGGGCAAGACGATGATTGCCGAAGCCTTGGCGCGCTCGGCGGGCTGGCACCTGGTATCGGCGACCATGGGGGACTGGTTCGACAGCAGCGATGGGCATCTGGGCGGCGTCAGCAAGGCCATCGTCCGCTTCTTCGACACGCTGCTCGAGACCGAAAATTGCGTCGGCTTCATCGATGAACTCGATGGCCTGCCCGATCGCGCCACGCTCGATGCCCGCGACCGGCAATGGTGGACCCCGGTCGTCAACCTATTCCTCAAGCAGATCGATCGCGTCCGCAGCTCGGGCAGGCCGGTGATGATCATCGGCGCGACCAATTTCTTCGAGCGTCTCGATGCGGCCTTGGTGCGCCCCGGACGCATGGAGCGGCGTGTGCATGTGCCGGTGCCTGAGACCGAGGACGAGGTTCGCGCCATCTTCGCCCACTATCTGGCGCCCGAGATTCGGGCCAGCGAACTGGGGAGTGTCGCCAGCATTGCCGCCGGCGCGACGCCGGCGCAGATCGAGGCCTGGGTCAAGCAGGCGCGGGCGGAGGCGCGTCATCATGACAGAGAGCTCACGATTGAGGACGTGCTCGATGTGGTGGCGCCCCCCGATGCGCGTGACCCCGATGAAATCCGGGCGATCGCCCTTCATGAAGCGGGGCACGCTTTTGTTGCGACGCGGCTCGGGATCGGGATCAAGCACGTCTCGATCATTGCCAAGGGCGGCAGCGGCGGGGTCACGCGCACCGTGCCGCCTGGGGCGATGCTCAATCGCCAGCAGCTCGAGGATATCGTCACGGTTTCGATGGCCGGGCGTGCCGCCGATCTTGTCCTCGGGGACCTTGGTGCCCATTCGGGTGCGGCGGTCGATATCCAGCTGGCCACCGCGCTGCTTTTGCGCGGGCTGTGCGAATGGGGGCTTTATGACACGCTGGGACAGCTCGATCCCAACAGCGAGGCCGCTTTCGACTTTGCCGATGAAGCCGTCAAGCGTCTGCTGCACCGGGCCCTCAAGCTGATCACGCTGCACCGTCGGCAGGTCTTGGCCCTTGCCAGCGAACTCCAGAAGCGGCGTTTCCTCAAGGGCGATGCGGTCAAGTGCATCCTCGACCGTCACGCTATGGGCGAGGCGAACGCTGAGGCTGTGGCGGGCCCATCGAGCCGAAAGCCTCGCAAGGCGCCGTCCAATGCGCAGGTGACCCCGAAATGACCGCGCATTGGCTGAAACACATCGGCCGGCTCGATGGTGCCTTTTCCGATCACACGCTCCGGTCCTACCGGAGCGATTTCGGGCTCTTTGCCGCCTGGTGCCGCAAGCGCCGGCGGCCCTTCCTGCCGGCCACCGGCGAGACGGTCGCCGCCTATATCGAAGCCGAGCGGATGTGTCTCAAGCCAGGGACGCTCAAGCGGCGCCTCGCGGCAATCCGGAAGCTCCATCAGCTGGCAGGTGAAGGAGATCCCACGAGAGACGCAGAAGTTGATCTCGCCATGCGGCGCGCCAGCCGGGCCCAACCATCCCGTCCTCAGCAGGCGCTGGGCATCACCGCTGAGAGGCGGGATCGTCTTCTCGCCCAATGCACCGACGACCTGATCGGCCTCCGTGACCGGGTCCTGGTCAGTGTTGGGTTCGACACTTTGTGTCGCCGCGGTGAGTTGGTGGCCCTGTCCGTCACCGACCTCACCAAACGAGAGGATGGCCGGTACAACGTGCTCATCCGCCGCGCCAAGAACGATCCCGAGGGCGCTGGCCGAACCGCGCATCTCTCGACGCGCAGCAGCGCGCTCGTGGACGATTGGTTCACCGCGATCGGCGCGACGAGAGGACCACTCCTGCGCCCGGTCTATCGGAGCCGGGCATTGGTACTTTATCTCGAGCCGCTTACCATCGGCCGGGTGCTCAAGAAGCTCTCGAAACGTGCAGACCTGCAGACGACCGGACCGTCAAAAGTATCTGGCCACTCACTTCGCGTGGGCGCCGCCCAGCAATTGGTGCTCAACGGTCGCGGCATTCTCCAGGTCATGAGGGCAGGGGGATGGCGGTCAATGAACGTCGTGGCCCGCTATGTAGAGAATGTCGATCTTGACGTTTGGAGTTAGTTCTAATGCCTCAGCCTACTCCTTCCATCAGCCCGGATCTCACCCGGTTCCGTCTGCAGTTCAACGAACACAACGGCCATCTGCTCGGCATTGAGCGGATCGATCCGTAGCTTTTCCGAGCGTGTCCCGAACTGCGCCCGCTTGAGCATGGCAACGATCGATTCCAGCCGAGCGGTGATCGGTGAACGTCTTCCTGGCGTGGGCAGCAGCGATCATCGCCTTGATGTCGTCGGTGTCATCAGGAAGTTGCTGCGGATCTGCCGGGTTCAGGCCCACATAATGGCACAAAACACCCCGGATTGCCTCAGCTTTTTGCGCTAGTGAGTCAGTCTGCCGCACGCTTTTGCCCAGCCGGTTGCGAGATGCTCTCAGGTACACTTGTACACTCGTTTCCAGTCCATCCCCTCCGGCAGCGCCGGCAGTTGCGCAGTGCTAAACTGAATCCGGCTGCGGCCGATCCGCGGCCAGCAGAATGCCGCCTTCTCCAACCGCTTGGCGAGGCAAAGGCTGGCCCCACCCCACCAAACGATCTTGATCCGATCGGCCCGTTTGCCTGGAACACATAGAGAGAGCCGTCGAACGGATCGGCGTCGGCATCACGCACCAGGCAAAGAAGACCATCAGATCCTTTCCCAAAGTCCACCGGCTGGCCAGCCAGGAACAACTTCACGCCCGAGGGGGGGCATGCCGAGCGCAGGGCGCGAAGCACACGGCGCAAATGATCCTCATCAACGTCAGCGCCGACACGGACCAGCATGCCATCTACGAAAAACTCGACGGCCGTGCCGTCCGCCGTTCCTGCCCCCGTCGCGCTCTTCCTCACCCGCTCTACTTTACCCATGCGGCCCTCGGACCGCCAGCCGAACAGCTGCGATGGCAAGATCCCGATCTCACGCGCGAGCCCTGACGCGTTCGCACCCGGCCCCAGACTCCGCGCGACCATCGCGGCCCGATTCGGAACAGCCTTGATCACGTGGGAACTTCTATCCGCGCGCATAGTCGCAGACATCGAACACCTACCACCAACCAGAGGGTGCCAAATACCGCTGCCTCAACCCGCTGAACAGAGGGGGTCAGCTTGGCGCTATGGGTATTCCCCGCCATTTTGAGTATAACGCTCGCGCCGATGCTCACAAACCAGATGGTCGTCGTGTTGCGGGGATCGCGCAAATTGATGTTTGCTGGGCGACGACCGGAACGCATTTCGTGAATCAAGCTTGATGGGATAAGTAGGAGTCCTGACATGAAAAATCAAATCAAGACAAAATGCCCGCATTGCGGCATTGAAAATCGAATAGACGTCGCAGAGCGCGCGGATGAGCTCTTGACAATATCCTGCAGCACTTGTGGAAAGACAATATCAACAATAGGCCAAGCTCGCGCGATAATTGCGCAGCAAGCGGCCGGCATCGGCGCTGGCGAGCTTGCGGATGATCATGTACCTCTAGGCGGTCCGCCTTTTGGTGAAACCACCTAAACTTGCGCTCTGCGAAACGAGTACTACATGTGCGACCTTTTGAACCGTCAATGTGGCGCTGAAAGGTCAGCGGCTTGCCGTTGGGTCTCGTCATCGGACTTGCGGACAGAAATTCAAGTTCCGAACCCGCCATTTCCGGCGCAGACCAAGGAGGTCTTCGAACAGTCCGTGTTGGCTATATGGCTGACCACGCAATGCTTCCTGCAATCTCGCGGGCGGATAGAGAAGTCTCGTGAACCTCAGTCATGGGCTGATCTGAAAAACCTCCGCAGCTTCGATTTCCGATATCGTGATGGCGTGGTCGGGAGCGCCACGCCACACCAGTGCGCGCTGTTGAGGAACCCTCTTCGGGAGGACACAAGATTGATTGCCGCTAACTCGCTCTGGTCAGTCGCTGACTGGAATGGCAGTCGTATGCGACGTAGAATGGATCGAGCTTAATGCCCATGTAACGATTGACGCTTGTTGAAAGGGTCTATACCGCTTATGCGATGTCCAGCGCTAGTTCAATGCTGTCGTGAAAAGTTCGATACCGTCCCTGTCGTTGGCAGCGTTTGTTGGAAAACGTGAGCACCGCATCTCTGATTTACAAAATTCGTCGCGACGGAGCGCATTCAATATGAAGTATACTGTCAAATGTGGTGACGGTAATTGATATTTTTGTGCGCGGGTATTTATGTTGCTTTAGATGGCCGCTAATATTCGCCTCTTAGCTGTTCTCGCGAATTGCAAGCTTTACAGCCGGAATATGATCCGACACTATATTCTTAACATTCCGCGAGCGTGGAAGCGCGGCTTGTTGGTTGTCTTTGATTTCGCAGTATTGTCAACGGCACTTTGGCTTAGCTTCGCACTTCGTCTGGACCAGTGGGCGTTGCCCAAAACGTCATTCGATCTGATGAAGATATTTCTGGCTCCATTGCTCGCTATTCCGATATTCGTCCGCATGGGGCTTTACAGGGCAGTGCTTCGTTACCTGCCGGAGCGCGCATTATGGAAAATTCTGCAAGCCATAACACTGAGCGTAGTCTTATGGGTTCTTGCAGCCTTTCTGCTGCAAATGACCGGCAACGGTACCGTACCGCGATCTGTACCAGTAATCTATTGGGCGCTTTCAACTACTGTCATCATTGGCAGTAGATTGGCGGCGAAGCGGCTATTGTGGCCAAATGCCAAGTCCAATTCCCCTAACTCATCTGCCATTGTGATTTATGGTGCTGGCCAGGCCGGAACGCAACTGGCCCAGTCGCTGGTTAGTAGCCACTTCATAGTCGGCTTTCTCGACGACGATACTCATCTTCAATACAGAGAATTGCTTGGCATACGAGTTTTTCCGCCCTCACATCTACCTACGCTTATTCGCGACTTCGGTGTGAAGAAGGTGATACTGTCGATGCCCACACTTTCAGTGGCGCGGCGCAAGGAAATTGTCGCCAATTTGAGCGGGATGGGTGTGACCGTGCAGTCCCTCCCAGGTCTGACCGACCTTGTGACTGGGAAGTACTTGGTCAGCCAAGTCAAGGAAATCCAGATTGACGATTTGTTGGGCCGATCATCCGTTCCTCCCGACATGGCTCTGCTAAAGAAGATGGTTGCCGGTCGAACGATCATGGTATCGGGGGCCGGAGGGTCGATTGGGTCCGAGCTTTGCCGCAAGATCGCCAGTCTGCATCCGCAGCGGCTGGTGACGCTCGACGCCAACGAGTTTGCCCTCTACCAGATCGATCGCGAGCTGTCCGGCACGCCGGGCCTATCGACTGTTCCTGTACTTGGCTCGGTCATCAACAAGCGGCTTGTCGACCAAGTCATGCAAGAAAATAGTGTGGACGTCGTGTTTCACGCTGCTGCTTACAAGCATGTGCCACTGGTTGAGGCCAACGCGCTTGAGGGTATCGAGAACAATGTCTTCGGCACGCTCTCCATCCTTGATGCTTCACTGCATTGTGGGGTCCAGGATTTCGTGCTGATTTCCTCGGATAAGGCGGTTCGGCCAACCAATGTCATGGGCGCCACCAAACGTTGGGCGGAACTGCTCGTCCGCCAAAAGGCCGCGGAGGCCCTGAAGTCGGACCTCAACCGTCATTTCTGTACCGTGCGCTTCGGAAACGTCCTCGGCTCAAACGGCTCGGTAGTTCCCCTCTTCAAGGAGCAGATCGCGGCAGGTGGCCCAATTACCCTGACCGACTCGGCGATGACGCGCTATTTCATGTCAATTCAGGAAGCGGCCGAATTGATCGTCCAGGCCGGCGGCATGTCCAAAGGCGGCGACATCTTCCTGCTCGACATGGGCGAGCCCATTCTGATCGCTGAACTGGCGGAGAACATGGTTCGCCTCGCGGGCATGACGGTGCGAAACGAAGGCAATCCGGACGGCGAGATCCAGATCATCGCCACTGGGAAGCGGCCGGGCGAGAAGCTCTACGAAGAGCTGTTCTACGATCCCTCAAGGGCCGAGACGACATCGCACCCGAAGATCCTCAAGGTTGATGCTGCGCTTTATCTGGCGCTGCCCGAGCGGCTTCGCGAGTTGCGCGATGCCCTCGATCAGAAGGATGAGCGCGCGGCGAGGCGCATCCTGTTTGATGCGATCAATGCCGCAGAAGAGCAGCCCAGTCGCTAGAGGTCGGCGGCCTCGGCGATGAGCTGGGAGAGGCGCTGCACCGCCTCGCTCATCTGATCGACATCCTCGAAACTCAGCGCATCGAGGCTACCCCAGACGGATGCCGTCGGGTGCTCGAGGCCCCAATAGATCAGGGCTCCAACAAAGGCGGCGAGCGCGGTCTCGTCAGCCGGAGGCTGCTGGCATGCGACCTCGATGGCCTTACCGATGTCCTCTCCTTCGGCGACGCGATAGCCGCCATTGTTGACGAGGAGAATCGGGTTGGCGCCGAAAAACAGCGCCGGCCGCCCCAGCAGGACCGCTTCCAGCCCTGCAGTCCCAGTGATCGTTGCGGTCAGTTGCGCCTGGCTCTGCACCTCAAAGCCGCTGATGAATGGGTCGATGAGCCGCACATTGGGGAGGCGGGACAGGGCCTTGTAGAGATCGGCGGGCCGCCTGCCGAGCATCGGCCTGTGTTCCTTGACGGCAATGAGCCAGCCGGCCGGCAGGCCAGCATGGAGCTTTTCGATGACCGCCAGTTGATCAGTCTGTTCTGGCGCCGATACGAGTAGGCTCGCCTCCGGCTCGAAATGCAGTGGAAAGTAGATGGTCTTGCGCCCCCTCAGGTCGTCCAGCTTGCCAAACCTGCCCGTTGCCAGATGCCATCGCCCGACAATGGCCCGGCGCCACTCGAACACCAGGCGCGCGAGTGGATAGGGGTAGCGCATGTTCGCCGGAGCGACATTGCGGAGGCTGCGCCAGAGCAGCGCCGCGCTATCGAGCAATCGGGGCCAGGGCACCGGGCGGTTTACGGGGTTGGCCATATATTCTGGCGCCGCCGGCCAATTGCGGAATGCCTGCAAGGCAGGTCGGCCACGCTCCGCAAGCTGCTCCAGCACCTGCCTGTCCTGGTCCTGCGCTGCCTGGAACTGGTCGGCAAAGGTGAGGCGCATGTTCAGCGGATCGTCGAACAGATTGATGATCTGTCCGAACCCGGTCGCCTTGGGGGAAATGAACGGAATGCCCCGGCGTTTCGCCAGGTGGGCCAGCGCCACGCCCGGTGCGTCCTGCACGGAAGTGGCAACGATCGCCCGGTAATGCCCTTCGTCGAGCACACCGTCGAGATAGTCCAGCATGCCGGCGATATAGGCCTCGGCGACGCGCAAATTTTTCGTCGCGTGGCGCAATGGCGAGAGCGGATGGAGCCCATGCGGAATGACGCCGCTCGTGAGTTCGCGATCGGAGATCAGTATGTCCTGAACGGTGCCACGGCCCAGCGCCGCGCGCCATTTCTCCAGCCCCGCGGCCGGTCCCGTCAGCCACAACGCTTCGATATCGCAGATGGCCTCCACGCGATCGAAGCGAAAGCGGTTTTGTTC
It contains:
- a CDS encoding capsular biosynthesis protein, which encodes MRILFHTNVDFAAWTAHLARAFASRGGVFGADAIVSVESGTATALREQNRFRFDRVEAICDIEALWLTGPAAGLEKWRAALGRGTVQDILISDRELTSGVIPHGLHPLSPLRHATKNLRVAEAYIAGMLDYLDGVLDEGHYRAIVATSVQDAPGVALAHLAKRRGIPFISPKATGFGQIINLFDDPLNMRLTFADQFQAAQDQDRQVLEQLAERGRPALQAFRNWPAAPEYMANPVNRPVPWPRLLDSAALLWRSLRNVAPANMRYPYPLARLVFEWRRAIVGRWHLATGRFGKLDDLRGRKTIYFPLHFEPEASLLVSAPEQTDQLAVIEKLHAGLPAGWLIAVKEHRPMLGRRPADLYKALSRLPNVRLIDPFISGFEVQSQAQLTATITGTAGLEAVLLGRPALFFGANPILLVNNGGYRVAEGEDIGKAIEVACQQPPADETALAAFVGALIYWGLEHPTASVWGSLDALSFEDVDQMSEAVQRLSQLIAEAADL
- a CDS encoding nucleoside-diphosphate sugar epimerase/dehydratase; translation: MLVVFDFAVLSTALWLSFALRLDQWALPKTSFDLMKIFLAPLLAIPIFVRMGLYRAVLRYLPERALWKILQAITLSVVLWVLAAFLLQMTGNGTVPRSVPVIYWALSTTVIIGSRLAAKRLLWPNAKSNSPNSSAIVIYGAGQAGTQLAQSLVSSHFIVGFLDDDTHLQYRELLGIRVFPPSHLPTLIRDFGVKKVILSMPTLSVARRKEIVANLSGMGVTVQSLPGLTDLVTGKYLVSQVKEIQIDDLLGRSSVPPDMALLKKMVAGRTIMVSGAGGSIGSELCRKIASLHPQRLVTLDANEFALYQIDRELSGTPGLSTVPVLGSVINKRLVDQVMQENSVDVVFHAAAYKHVPLVEANALEGIENNVFGTLSILDASLHCGVQDFVLISSDKAVRPTNVMGATKRWAELLVRQKAAEALKSDLNRHFCTVRFGNVLGSNGSVVPLFKEQIAAGGPITLTDSAMTRYFMSIQEAAELIVQAGGMSKGGDIFLLDMGEPILIAELAENMVRLAGMTVRNEGNPDGEIQIIATGKRPGEKLYEELFYDPSRAETTSHPKILKVDAALYLALPERLRELRDALDQKDERAARRILFDAINAAEEQPSR
- a CDS encoding DUF4357 domain-containing protein encodes the protein MQHLRVVSPEPDIFFASGIDRSYFVQEPRLRQKGIYLALYGSAVYVGRSGDTACRIAWGAHLRRNGLPDRIIAAVDKHQLMSEAQARTAERLAARRVNKHPGLTLINALPAGDRLDSGPYMATDRFVATFFERIEQAGLLDPVAPAAGPFDRTNPGPFEPQPLEAAPDGQGEGQHLIMESCGVTAQARIADGKFFVLAGSQVRLEPVPSAGSAALKERQDLSHDGGLVREGDHLVLTVDVGFDTPSGAANFVAGSRVKPELWRPLAEARGMGPKTWGPKT
- a CDS encoding AAA family ATPase, translated to MANFENMTLALEDEEFDNADTVEAATDAKPIRPDRLLVEALLKGRTAAIRAALRSDVPQVIQIVSPSPAWALALSREVKLAHPRVRTLTVTEVKKDKNAWIVPEMQAQLMSGVHCLLSTTDQPDLLAVEVQGAIDLRLELPRIHVAALNRAIRAFCGQRANGLATEDIEKLDFSDLIMAMRPGSSARNCVRRIKALAAKQRVARGAARRSTGPRLADLPLPTTVRGWAMSCLDDLNQVWGGTLDPRQLRFAVLEGPPGTGKTMIAEALARSAGWHLVSATMGDWFDSSDGHLGGVSKAIVRFFDTLLETENCVGFIDELDGLPDRATLDARDRQWWTPVVNLFLKQIDRVRSSGRPVMIIGATNFFERLDAALVRPGRMERRVHVPVPETEDEVRAIFAHYLAPEIRASELGSVASIAAGATPAQIEAWVKQARAEARHHDRELTIEDVLDVVAPPDARDPDEIRAIALHEAGHAFVATRLGIGIKHVSIIAKGGSGGVTRTVPPGAMLNRQQLEDIVTVSMAGRAADLVLGDLGAHSGAAVDIQLATALLLRGLCEWGLYDTLGQLDPNSEAAFDFADEAVKRLLHRALKLITLHRRQVLALASELQKRRFLKGDAVKCILDRHAMGEANAEAVAGPSSRKPRKAPSNAQVTPK
- a CDS encoding tyrosine-type recombinase/integrase: MTAHWLKHIGRLDGAFSDHTLRSYRSDFGLFAAWCRKRRRPFLPATGETVAAYIEAERMCLKPGTLKRRLAAIRKLHQLAGEGDPTRDAEVDLAMRRASRAQPSRPQQALGITAERRDRLLAQCTDDLIGLRDRVLVSVGFDTLCRRGELVALSVTDLTKREDGRYNVLIRRAKNDPEGAGRTAHLSTRSSALVDDWFTAIGATRGPLLRPVYRSRALVLYLEPLTIGRVLKKLSKRADLQTTGPSKVSGHSLRVGAAQQLVLNGRGILQVMRAGGWRSMNVVARYVENVDLDVWS
- a CDS encoding WlaTC/HtrL family glycosyltransferase, whose protein sequence is MTITAVTGFYDVGRGGYDNRTPDQYVAWLNQTLQAPLPFIIFLDPAFDASAVRPKRGDRIIRVTKDELTMFGHRSRIEEIVEGSEAVNRRDIAFNLVEYGMIVMSKPELLKRAARETDAEFLLWVDAGLCRFMPDLKGKTVSVMPSELEGMRISLNTTWHLAQRMRIGKFPRKMVGRTLAMMSAGDLIVRRDFAEEFSDRLEFLVEREWLPAGLWDNEQVAIGNLLFRGGLPGARVLRTDVGGGGNTVRWLFGAPPYPSRTPLYVRWRLLLDEFRTRLAPAHECYLRGDFPEAEFRAWQEQKRLYGSASH